The Nonlabens sp. Hel1_33_55 genome contains the following window.
TATTATTCGGGATGATGATTTTGACACTTGTTGCTTGCAATGAGTTGGAAGATATCAATGGATCCTATGAGGTAATCACCGTCGATGGCCAGGACATGGAAGGACAAGGGATTACGGTCAATATACAAATGTCTGAAGAAGGTAATCGCATTTCTGGTAACAATGGCTGTAATGAATATGGCGGCTCTTTTGAAAATCCAGAAGCTAATAGAGTAGAACCAGGAATGATGATGTCTACTAAAATGTATTGCGTGGAAAAAGCCAAAATTGAAAAGCTCTACATGAATCAACTATCCCAAGTCAAAAAAGCAGAGTACAAAAACAACTATTTGAAATTGATGGATGAAGATGGAATCGTTCTGATCAAGGCAAAACGAATCGATGAGTAATATTAAAAAAATACAGGAAGAAATTGTTGATGAGTTCGGCATGTTTGACGACTGGATGCAGCGTTATGAATACATGATCGATCTTGGCAAAAGCTTACCCATTATTGACGAACAATACAAAGATGATGACCATATCATAAAAGGATGTCAGTCAAAAGTGTGGGTTCATGCAGGTCTAGAAAATGATAAAGTGATTTTCACTGCAGATAGTGATGCCATCATCACAAAAGGAATTATTGCCATCTTGATTCGTGCATGGTCCAACCAGAAACCACAAGATATTCTCGATGCAAATACAGATTTCATAGATGAGATAGGTCTCAAAGAACATTTGTCACCCACACGTGCTAACGGCCTTGTTTCTATGATCAAACAACTTAAAATGTACGCCGTGGCGTATCAATCACAACTCAATTAACCATGGAAGAAATCAACGGACAAGAACTAGGCGAGAAAGTCATACGCGTTATCAAAACCATTTATGACCCAGAGATTCCCGTAGACATCTACGAATTGGGATTGATTTATGACGTCATGGTCAGTGAAGAAGCTGAAGTTAAGGTTTTAATGACATTAACTTCTCCCAACTGCCCTGTGGCAGAATCATTACCCAAAGAGGTTGAGGATAAAATCAAGTCTCTAAAAGACGTGAAAGATGCAGAGGTGGAAATCACTTTTGACCCACCATGGAACAAGGATCTAATGAGTGAAGAGGCAAAACTAGAACTGGGAATGCTCTAAAAAATGAGAGAAGAAATCATCAATCGTGTTGCAAATTCCAAGCTCAAGAATTTTGACCTTGAGGATTACTACGTGGCAGGACCTCGCACAGAGATTGATATCGCTCAATGGTTGATGGAAGGTTTAGTGCTGGTGGAATCTCGCTTTCGCCAAAGCGTAAAAACTACAGACTTCACTGCTTATGAAAATCATCATGTTGCCTTAAAATGCAGTACTGATGCCATTGTACCGCCATGGGCATGGATGCTTTTACAATCACAATTGACTGATGTCGCAAAAACAGTAGTTGTAGGTTCACTGGAAGATCTAGAAACCGTTTTATACCGTAATGTCATTGCAGACATCGATCTTTCCAACTTTAAAGACTTGCCAGTAATTGTAAAAGGTTGTTCCAAAAAACCTGTTCCAGTTGCTGCTTACCTAATGATTACTGAAAAGCTTCAACGTATCGCCAGTAGCGTTATGTACGGTGAGGCTTGCTCTTCAGTTCCCGTTTACAAAAGACCTCGTTAAACATTCTCTCATTAAGCCTTTGAGGGAAACTATACTGATTTTCTTTACCCTTTTCTAAAAGAGCCCTAATTTTGTGGCGTTTTAAAACACAATCTTATGAAGAAGCTTTTACTCTCTGCTCTACTTGTATCCATGGCAGCGATCTCACAAGCACAAGATGCAGATCCTGATGAGCAACCACAAGGATGGACCAAAGGCGGCACGTTCCAAATACTTTTCAATCAGTCTGCATTTAATGCAGAATGGACTGGTGGTGGCACATCTAGTATCGCAGGAAACGCTGGTATCAATTATGACTTTAATTATCTACAAGGACGAACCACGTGGGACAATAAATTGATTGCTGAATATGGTATTACAAAGCAGGACGGCGATGAATTCACCCGCAAGACTAATGACAGGCTAGAATTCAATTCGGTTTATGGATATAAGGTGAAAGAAGACAGCAACTGGTCTTATTCCTTCTTTTTCAATGCGTTGACTCAATTTACTAAAGGATATACTTTTAGTGAAGATCCTGATACTGGAGAAACTATACGTACAGAACGTACTCACATACTTTCTCCTGGTTACTTCCAGGCTGGTCCAGGTATGCTTTACAAAAAGGATGAGAATTTCTCTGTAAATATTGCACCAGCAACTGCTAGATTAATTGTTGTTGACGATCAGTTTACTACAATTGCAGGTTATGAAGATGGCGACTACTTTGGGGTTGATGCAGGTGAGAGTTCCAGATTTGAATTTGGAGCGTCTGTGAACGCTTTGTACAAGTTCACTATTGCAGAAAATATTACAATGGACAACGTACTGCTTTTATACTCTAATTACTTAGACAAGCCGGGTAATGTTGACATCAACTACTCTGCTGCAGTAAACATGAAAGTAAACGAATGGTTGAGTGCTAATCTAATTTTCCAAGCAATCTATGACGATAACGCTGTTGGTGCTTTTCAAATACGTGAAGTGTTTGGAGTTGGCTTAAATTATAAGTTATAAAACCAATTCATTAAAGTTTCAAAGCACCCAACTTGGGTGCTTTTTTTATGAATTAAGATCCTATACAAGATCCTGCAAATGTCACCGTTTTATTAAAAAGGGATAAGATTATATCTTTGCCAAAATCGACTGAACAATGCTTATGAAAATATGGATGTGCCTCTTATTGACTTTAACCTCAATAACTCTTATAAAAGCGCAGGATGCTGGTGATAAAGACGTGACAGAAAATGGTTGGGCCAATACGGGAAAATTCCAGTTTTTATTCAATCAATCTGCTTTTAATGCAGACTGGACAGGTGGCGGTACATCCAGCATCGCTGGTAGCCTAGCTGTAGATGTTGATCTTGTTTATACTGAAGATCGCATCGCATGGGAAAATTCCATTAGCGCAGAATATGGTTTGACCATCCAGGAAGATGAACGTTTTACACGCAAAACAAACGATAGAATAGAGCTCAACAGCGTTGTAGGTTATGAGGTTCGTGAAAATGATGACACAGCCTATTATTCCTTTTTCATCAACGCAATGACCCAAGCCACAAAAGGTTATGTCTATTCAAAGAATGATGATGGCGAGGTTACTAGAACTGAGCGCACAAATATGTTCTCACCAGGCTACTTTCAAGCAGGACCTGGATTCCTATACAAGAAAAACAAAATGCTAACCTTGAATGTGGCTCCATCCACGGCAAGGTTGATCCTGGTGGATGATATGTTTACCAGCGGTGAGGATTATGAAGATGGCAGTTATTTTGGCGTCGATGCTGGAGAAACTAAACGTTACGAGTTGGGCGCTTCCATTAATGCCATGTACAAATTCAAAATCATGGACAATATTACCATGGACAACAAACTATTGATCTACTCTAATTATCTGGATAAGCCCGGTAATGTAGATATCAATTATGCCACTAACATCAATATGAAAGTCAATGATTACATCAGTGCAAAATTGATTTTCCAGGCGATTTATGATGATAATGCTGTTGGTGCTTTCCAGATACGAGAAGTCTCGGGATTAGGGTTGAATTACACGTTGTAGGGAAGTTTTAGAATGACTTCGCTTTCGCGAAAGCGTAACTACACTAAGTCATCGTTTTTATCAAGGCAGATAGGATGCTTACCCACACAAAATTGAAAACAGATTGGGTTTTATTGCGCTCAGCCTCGCCTTTTCCCTCACGGTATCGATCTCCATTTTTCTCACTGTCTTTAGGTATAAAAATGTTTGCAATACCTGAAAGGAACTTATTAATTCCCTTACCATCCTTTCTCATCACGTCAATCTTGAAATCGTCGTAAGCCATTTTCATGGACGTTTGGGAGGTATTGTTATTACCAGAAATATCAAAGTAAATTTCTTCTAGCGTTCCCGTAAATCCTATGTTAAGATTGGGTTGTGTGAACGAGTTGATATTAGCCGCAGGCATGCGCCCTATATTACCGCTAAACCGGAACGCATCATTGGTATTGTGAACATCAAAAGACCAATCTACATGCAATTTGCTTTGCTGGAATAGACCATTCGCAGTGATTTTGGTAAGCTCGCCTTTAGGTTGGGTATTTCCTACCGTACTCATGGTCAGATCCAGATCAGTAAATTTTATAGAGCCTGCTGGCTGATCAGATTTGAGCTTCTCTTCATAAGTGATCGAGCTATTTTCTACCAGAATGCTATCTACCATAAGATCCATGGATAAATCTCTCAACATTTTACTATAAAGTGGTTTGAAGGTAGGATCATCTGCCACACGTTTATCTCTATATACACCCAGCACCGGCGCGTCTAACTGAATTTTATCCACTGTCGTGAACAATTTAGAATTACTGAACCCGAAATCATATCCCATAACATTTACTACAGGAACCACAAGATCTGTGTAATCATGTTCTCTAGAGATCTGACGTGTGTATTCCTCTTTAGAATATTTTGGCTTGATTGTGAGATCTTGAATGGTAATATCTTTATTGGATAGCTCAATGTGTCCAACTGTCATCACATCTCGCGGACTGATCCTCAAAAACACCGAATCACTAACCAGATGAATATCTCCATAAGTTAGCGGTATACGCTTGCGTATGGTAGAGTCATCTGTACGCACATCCCTCGCGGAAAAAGCGGCTTTAGCAACTCTAAGAACAACCGAATCTCTTGCAGAATCATAAATAGTGAATGACGTTTTGCCTATGTCGATCGCTTTTATTAAAACCGTTTTTTGTAAAGTCGCTAACGGATTTTGTTTGATCGTATCAGACTTTGATGCAGATTTAAACTTATCCTTGAAGTAGGTGATGTTGTTCTTGTCAATCTCAATCTTTTCAAACTGGATTTGATCCTGCACAAAATATTTCCAGTACCCAAAACCCGATAATGAAAGTTTATCAACGGTGGCTCTAGTATGAACCAGTGTATCCATTTGATTAGAAAGCTTGATCTTAATATCACTTATGGCAATGGCACCAGTGATGGCGGTCATGTCGAGATCACCATAGGTGAAATCCAGCTCTGGAGAGAGTTGTTCTGCTAGAAAAGATTCCAGCTTGCTCTTAACTAAGTAGTTGGCATAAAAATATCCACCAATTGTCAATAGCACTAAACCCAAAAAAATGTAGAGTATGATTTTTTTCATGTGCTATATATCGATGGCATTATACATTTAAAAGGCTATTCTTCTTCACCCATGATGTCTGGATATAAGAATGCATTGTATGGGAATCTTGATACATGAATTTCTCTTACTTTATCATATACCTTCTTACGGAATTCCTCCATATTTTCCTTTTCGATAGCACTGATGAAAATAACATCATCACCTGATCTTGACATCCAGGTTCTCTTCCACTCTTCCAAAGAATAGTGAACTGATGAACGTTCTACCATAAGGTCTGTTTCATCATAATCTTCTGGTTGATACTTGTCAATCTTATTGAAGACCATGATAGTGGGCTTATCAATAGCATCAATTTCGTCCAGTATTTTATTTACGGAAGCGATATGATCTTCAAAGGACTCATGTGAAATATCAACTACATGCAACAACAAATCTGATTCACGAACCTCATCCAAAGTAGACTTAAAAGATTCAACCAGTTGAGTAGGTAGTTTACGAATAAAACCAACGGTATCTGTTAATAGAAATGGCAAGTTCCCAACTACCACTTTACGAACGGTAGTATCTAGTGTTGCAAAGAGTTTGTTTTCTGCAAAGACATCACTTTTGGAAACCACATTCATCAATGTACTTTTTCCAACATTCGTATACCCAACAAGTGCGACTCTGACCAGTTGGCCGCGATTACCACGTTGAGTTGCCATTTGCTTATCGATTTTGACAAGTTTTGCTTTTAACAAGGTGATTCTGTCCCTTACAATACGTCTATCTGTCTCGATCTCAGTCTCACCAGGTCCACGCATTCCTATACCACCTTTTTGTCGTTCCAGGTGTGTCCACAACCCTACCAATCTAGGTAGCAGATATTCATATTGAGCAAGTTCAACTTGTGTTCTTGCGTAGCTTGTTTGAGCGCGTTGGGCAAATATGTCTAGAATCAGATAAGTTCTATCAATGATCTTTGCTTCTAGCGCTTTTTCAATATTGCGCTGTTGAGCTGGTGACAATTCATCATCAAATATGACCGTATCGATATCATGAACCTTTACAAAGGCTTGGATTTCCTCTATTTTACCAGTTCCAATAAAGGTCTTTGGATTGGGCTTCGCCATTTTCTGGCTGAACCTTTTACGAACGGTAGCACCTGCCGTAAAAGCGAGGAATTCTAGTTCGTCCATGTATTCATTGAGCTTTTCCTCATCCTGTGATTGGGTGATCACACCTATAAGAATAGCTTTTTCGTACTCGTGATTGTCAGTTTCTAGCATATGTATAAAACAACTTATCTCAAAGATACCTTTATATAGAAGCTTAAAGGTGTCTTTGAGATAAGGTTAAGAATTCGACTCGTTAGTTACGAATTGGCAAGCAGCTCTTCTGCGTTTTGAATCGCTGTTTCAGTTTTGCTTTGTACTCTTTTTATTTCCTCGTATGAAGATTGCAGTACAGGCATCATCTCTTCCATTTCTTCTTGAGTAGATGGAAGATCTGCTTCGTAAGGAAACTT
Protein-coding sequences here:
- a CDS encoding DUF3078 domain-containing protein, whose product is MLMKIWMCLLLTLTSITLIKAQDAGDKDVTENGWANTGKFQFLFNQSAFNADWTGGGTSSIAGSLAVDVDLVYTEDRIAWENSISAEYGLTIQEDERFTRKTNDRIELNSVVGYEVRENDDTAYYSFFINAMTQATKGYVYSKNDDGEVTRTERTNMFSPGYFQAGPGFLYKKNKMLTLNVAPSTARLILVDDMFTSGEDYEDGSYFGVDAGETKRYELGASINAMYKFKIMDNITMDNKLLIYSNYLDKPGNVDINYATNINMKVNDYISAKLIFQAIYDDNAVGAFQIREVSGLGLNYTL
- a CDS encoding SufE family protein; translation: MSNIKKIQEEIVDEFGMFDDWMQRYEYMIDLGKSLPIIDEQYKDDDHIIKGCQSKVWVHAGLENDKVIFTADSDAIITKGIIAILIRAWSNQKPQDILDANTDFIDEIGLKEHLSPTRANGLVSMIKQLKMYAVAYQSQLN
- a CDS encoding DUF2480 family protein — encoded protein: MREEIINRVANSKLKNFDLEDYYVAGPRTEIDIAQWLMEGLVLVESRFRQSVKTTDFTAYENHHVALKCSTDAIVPPWAWMLLQSQLTDVAKTVVVGSLEDLETVLYRNVIADIDLSNFKDLPVIVKGCSKKPVPVAAYLMITEKLQRIASSVMYGEACSSVPVYKRPR
- a CDS encoding DUF3078 domain-containing protein; protein product: MKKLLLSALLVSMAAISQAQDADPDEQPQGWTKGGTFQILFNQSAFNAEWTGGGTSSIAGNAGINYDFNYLQGRTTWDNKLIAEYGITKQDGDEFTRKTNDRLEFNSVYGYKVKEDSNWSYSFFFNALTQFTKGYTFSEDPDTGETIRTERTHILSPGYFQAGPGMLYKKDENFSVNIAPATARLIVVDDQFTTIAGYEDGDYFGVDAGESSRFEFGASVNALYKFTIAENITMDNVLLLYSNYLDKPGNVDINYSAAVNMKVNEWLSANLIFQAIYDDNAVGAFQIREVFGVGLNYKL
- a CDS encoding META domain-containing protein is translated as MKANFLLFGMMILTLVACNELEDINGSYEVITVDGQDMEGQGITVNIQMSEEGNRISGNNGCNEYGGSFENPEANRVEPGMMMSTKMYCVEKAKIEKLYMNQLSQVKKAEYKNNYLKLMDEDGIVLIKAKRIDE
- a CDS encoding SUF system Fe-S cluster assembly protein, producing the protein MEEINGQELGEKVIRVIKTIYDPEIPVDIYELGLIYDVMVSEEAEVKVLMTLTSPNCPVAESLPKEVEDKIKSLKDVKDAEVEITFDPPWNKDLMSEEAKLELGML
- the hflX gene encoding GTPase HflX; this encodes MLETDNHEYEKAILIGVITQSQDEEKLNEYMDELEFLAFTAGATVRKRFSQKMAKPNPKTFIGTGKIEEIQAFVKVHDIDTVIFDDELSPAQQRNIEKALEAKIIDRTYLILDIFAQRAQTSYARTQVELAQYEYLLPRLVGLWTHLERQKGGIGMRGPGETEIETDRRIVRDRITLLKAKLVKIDKQMATQRGNRGQLVRVALVGYTNVGKSTLMNVVSKSDVFAENKLFATLDTTVRKVVVGNLPFLLTDTVGFIRKLPTQLVESFKSTLDEVRESDLLLHVVDISHESFEDHIASVNKILDEIDAIDKPTIMVFNKIDKYQPEDYDETDLMVERSSVHYSLEEWKRTWMSRSGDDVIFISAIEKENMEEFRKKVYDKVREIHVSRFPYNAFLYPDIMGEEE